One Phaseolus vulgaris cultivar G19833 chromosome 11, P. vulgaris v2.0, whole genome shotgun sequence genomic window carries:
- the LOC137819716 gene encoding pentatricopeptide repeat-containing protein At1g34160 encodes MSSQYQLDSLLQKCTSLISMKQLQAHLITTGKFQFHPSRAKLLELCSISPAGDLSFAGQIFRRIQTPSTNDWNAVLRGLAQSPEPMQALSWYRAMSRSPQKVDALTCSFALKGCARALAFSEATQIHSQLLRFGFEADILLLTTLLDVYAKTGDLDAAHKVFDNMQKRDIASWNAMISGLAQGSQPNEAIALFNRMKEEGWRPNEVTVLGALSACSQLGALKHGQIIHAYVVDEKLDTNVIVCNAVIDMYAKCGFVDKAYSVFVSMTCKKSLVTWNTMIMALAMNGDGNQALELLDKMVVDGVVPDAVSYLGALCACNHAGLVEEGVKLFDTMKGCGVKLNVKHYGSVVDLLGRAGRIKEAFDIINSMPMLPDVVLWQSLLGASKIHGNVEVAEMASRKLVEMGSNNCGDFVLLSNVYAAQQRWCDVGRVREAMKIRDVRKVPGFSYTEIDCKIHKFVNGDQSHPCSKEIYAKLDEMKFRIKAYRYSAETDLVLHDIGEEDKENALNYHSEKLAVAYGLISTGDGTPIQVIKNLRICVDCHAVIKIVSIVYNREIIVRDRARFHRFKEGVCSCRDYW; translated from the coding sequence ATGAGCTCTCAGTATCAATTGGATTCATTGTTGCAGAAATGCACCTCTCTGATTAGCATGAAGCAGCTCCAAGCCCATCTCATAACAACCGGCAAATTCCAATTCCACCCTTCCCGCGCAAAGCTCCTCGAGCTCTGCTCCATCTCCCCCGCCGGCGACCTCTCCTTCGCAGGCCAAATTTTCCGGCGAATCCAAACCCCTTCCACCAACGACTGGAACGCCGTTCTCCGAGGCCTGGCCCAAAGCCCAGAACCCATGCAGGCCCTCTCATGGTACCGCGCCATGTCACGCAGTCCCCAAAAGGTGGACGCTTTGACGTGCTCCTTCGCCCTCAAGGGCTGTGCGCGCGCATTGGCGTTCTCCGAAGCCACCCAGATTCATTCTCAGCTTCTGCGTTTTGGGTTCGAGGCTGATATATTGTTGCTGACCACTTTGTTGGATGTGTACGCCAAAACCGGTGATCTTGATGCTGCTCATAAGGTGTTTGATAATATGCAAAAGCGAGATATTGCTTCGTGGAATGCCATGATTTCTGGGTTGGCTCAAGGAAGCCAACCCAATGAGGCTATAGCTCTGTTCAACAGAATGAAGGAAGAGGGCTGGCGGCCTAATGAGGTAACTGTTCTTGGTGCACTGTCCGCTTGTTCGCAGTTGGGTGCTTTGAAACATGGCCAGATTATTCATGCCTATGTTGTGGACGAGAAGCTAGACACCAACGTGATTGTTTGTAACGCGGTTATTGATATGTATGCAAAATGCGGTTTTGTTGATAAAGCTTATTCCGTGTTTGTTAGTATGACCTGCAAGAAGAGTCTTGTCACGTGGAATACTATGATCATGGCGCTTGCGATGAATGGTGATGGCAATCAGGCGCTTGAGCTTTTGGATAAGATGGTTGTGGATGGAGTGGTTCCTGATGCGGTGTCGTATCTGGGTGCATTGTGTGCATGCAACCATGCTGGCTTGGTGGAAGAAGGGGTTAAGTTGTTTGATACGATGAAGGGGTGTGGAGTGAAACTTAATGTGAAGCATTATGGGAGTGTGGTTGATTTGTTGGGTCGAGCAGGGAGGATAAAAGAGGCGTTTGATATCATAAACTCAATGCCTATGTTGCCTGATGTGGTGCTCTGGCAGAGTTTGCTTGGGGCTAGTAAGATTCATGGGAACGTGGAAGTGGCTGAGATGGCATCTAGGAAGCTGGTGGAGATGGGATCTAACAATTGTGGGGATTTTGTGCTGTTATCAAATGTTTATGCAGCACAACAGAGATGGTGTGATGTTGGGAGGGTGAGGGAGGCCATGAAGATTAGGGATGTGAGGAAGGTGCCAGGGTTTAGTTACACAGAGATTGATTGCAAGATACACAAGTTTGTGAATGGTGATCAGAGTCATCCTTGTTCCAAAGAGATATATGCAAAACTTGATGAGATGAAGTTCAGGATTAAAGCTTATAGATATTCAGCAGAGACTGATCTTGTGCTGCATGATATTGGGGAGGAAGACAAGGAGAATGCGCTTAATTATCACAGTGAGAAGTTGGCTGTGGCATATGGTTTAATTAGCACAGGTGATGGAACACCTATTCAAGTCATAAAGAACCTTAGAATATGTGTGGATTGTCATGCTGTGATA
- the LOC137819724 gene encoding protein RETICULATA-RELATED 4, chloroplastic-like, translating to MAVASFSNFSARSFSLQNRYSLPLPSFTLSFRTTSSSAYAPLFTSLRSPTHAITASAHGGGSGGGHGGGGGGGGGGGGDGESEDRDRNREEALLVLAEAGRPLEKLPADLAAAVEAGRVPGSILKRFLELEKSAVFRWLLNFGGFKERLLADDLFLAKVAMECGVGIFTKTAAELEKRRDNFSKELDFVCADVIMALVADFMLVWLPAPTVSLRPPLAVSAGTIAKLFYGCPENAFQVALAGTSYTLIQRIGAIVRNGAKLFAVGTSASLIGTGVTNALINARKVVDKSFAAEVEAEAESVPILSTSVAYGVYMSVSSNLRYQVLAGVIEQRILEPLLHQHKLVLSAICFAVRTGNTFLGSLLWVDYARWVGVQKTRD from the exons ATGGCTGTGGCTTCCTTCTCCAACTTCTCAGCGCgctctttctctctccaaaaCCGTTATTCTCTGCCGCTACCTTCCTTCACTCTCTCATTCCGTACCACAAGCTCTTCTGCCTACGCTCCGCTATTCACGTCTCTTCGATCTCCCACGCACGCCATTACTGCATCGGCACACGGCGGAGGGAGCGGAGGAGGGCAtggaggaggaggaggtggtggaggaggaggaggaggcgACGGGGAATCGGAAGACAGGGACCGGAACAGAGAGGAGGCGCTCCTGGTTCTCGCGGAGGCAGGGCGGCCGCTGGAGAAATTGCCGGCGGATTTAGCTGCGGCGGTTGAGGCTGGGCGAGTTCCGGGATCGATTCTGAAGAGGTTCCTCGAGCTGGAAAAATCGGCGGTGTTCCGGTGGCTGTTGAATTTCGGAGGGTTTAAGGAGAGGTTGCTGGCGGATGATTTGTTCCTCGCCAAGGTTGCCATGGAATGCGGTGTTGGCATCTTTACAAAG ACTGCTGCGGAGTTGGAGAAGCGCAGAGACAATTTTAGTAAGGAGCTTGATTTTGTTTGTGCCGATGTG ATAATGGCCCTTGTAGCGGATTTTATGCTTGTGTGGCTTCCCGCTCCCACAGTTTCTCTCCGACCACCACTTGCTGTTAGTGCTGGAACTATTGCTAAATTATTCTATGGCTGCCCTGAAAATGCTTTTCAG GTGGCTCTGGCTGGAACCTCATATACACTCATTCAGAGAATAGGTGCTATAGTG CGTAACGGTGCAAAGCTATTTGCAGTTGGGACTAGTGCATCACTG ATTGGTACAGGTGTAACAAATGCACTGATCAATGCAAGAAAAGTTGTTGATAAATCTTTTGCTGCTGAGGTTGAGGCTGAAGCTGAGAGTGTACCGATATTATCGACAAGTGTTGCCTATGGGGTTTACATGTCAGTATCTAGCAACTTAAG GTACCAAGTACTAGCTGGAGTTATTGAACAACGGATTCTAGAACCTTTGCTACACCAGCACAAGCTTGTGCTGAGTGCAATTTGCTTTGCTGTTAGAACTGGAAACACTTTCCTGGGCTCACTATT GTGGGTGGATTATGCTCGCTGGGTTGGAGTCCAGAAGACTCGGGATTAG
- the LOC137821615 gene encoding putative F-box protein At1g31000: MSISLPILSIDLQLEIFSYLPCKTIVRFMVLSHLHRSLLISPYFISRHHNKSCNKSFVFLSSSITSLYKDDDHLTLFQNLMFPFVHRNFGNIVIGICNGIICMQTNRDILFINPMIRYCFDLPLHDDDDEFIYSYGFISRGLFDYLVVKINSEANYCYYDSDGGEFHTYISPSRNAWVYTYVEDDWRHLEIPDCSVCTTTTSIGCNGVVYNGLLHWGAKKWVEDRWYYFILTFDPQSEVFGEILLADSFQALYHPVNDKNGVFVVQNSTKPLTVYSLIFLDEGYRTASVWVMDRYGITESWNQIFTFNCTNNYISSTLFGFNPDIHMHVGFPPLLLFHRSDGTLLFEVEFNGQSSLRCLDISHGTFTILTHNIRRRSKDLYIGYYYPSLVFLTKFLPLDTSLNYISKSRDTRGKAAD, translated from the exons ATGTCGATATCTCTTCCGATCCTTTCAATTGATCTTCAATTGGAGATATTTTCATACCTTCCATGCAAGACAATAGTGAGATTCATGGTTCTCTCCCATTTACATCGTTCCTTACTCATCTCACCCTATTTTATCTCTAGACATCACAACAAGTCTTGCAACAAGTCTTTTGTTTTTCTGTCTTCCTCCATCACCTCTCTCTACAAGGATGACGATCATCTAACTCTGTTCCAGAACTTGATGTTTCCGTTCGTGCATCGTAATTTTGGTAACATCGTTATCGGTATATGTAATGGTATTATATGCATGCAAACAAATCGTGATATCTTGTTTATCAATCCAATGATTCGTTATTGTTTTGATCTTCCCTtacatgatgatgatgatgaattcATTTACTCTTATGGCTTTATTAGTCGCGGATTATTCGATTATTTAGTTGTTAAAATTAATTCAGAAGCAAACTATTGTTATTACGATAGTGATGGAGGTGAGTTCCATACCTACATTTCTCCGTCGCGCAATGCTTGGGTCTATACCTATGTAGAAGATGATTGGAGACATCTGGAAATTCCTGATTGTTCCGTCTGTACTACGACTACAAGTATTGGTTGTAATGGTGTGGTTTACAATGGACTTTTGCACTGGGGTGCAAAGAAATGGGTTGAAGACAGATGGTATTATTTCATTCTGACATTTGATCCTCAAAGTGAAGTTTTTGGAGAGATTTTACTTGCTGATAGTTTTCAGGCTCTTTATCATCCTGTCAATGATAAAAACGGGGTATTTGTTGTTCAAAATAGTACTAAACCCTTAACCGTGTATTCCTTGATTTTTTTGGATGAAGGCTACCGTACCGCATCTGTATGGGTGATGGATAGATATGGGATAACTGAGTCCTGGAATCAAATCTTCACCTTTAATTGTACCAACAATTATATCTCTTCAACTTTGTTTGGCTTCAATCCTGACATTCATATGCATGTAGGATTTCCTCCTTTACTCTTGTTTCACAGAAGTGACGGTACGTTGTTGTTTGAGGTGGAATTCAACGGACAATCCTCACTTCGTTGCTTGGATATAAGTCATGGAACTTTTACTATCCTTACTCATAATATAAGGAGGAGGTCCAAAGATCTTTATATAGGTTACTATTATCCAAGTTTAGTTTTTTTGACAAAGTTTCTACCTCTA GATACTAGTCTGAATTATATTTCTAAGTCCAGAGACACTAGAGGGAAGGCAGCAGATTGA
- the LOC137821625 gene encoding F-box protein CPR1-like, protein MSLPILPIDLQLEIFSYLPCKVIVKFMVLSRLHRCLLISSDFISRHYSKSRNKFFVLLPSSITCLCQDDDHLTLVQNNLMLPHRSRSLDNRFIDIIIDFDSIMGICNGIIFMKKDGDICFINPMIRYCFDLPSHEDKSICSYGFISRGLSDYLVVKIDSDEKYCSSKLRNRDGPDESYSPRSAWVYTYIENDWRPLKIPDCSLCTTTTTAYSGVVYNGLLHWGAMKCLEKAWYYFILTFDPKTEVFGELLLPDSLATVLYYPDDDYLSGEFGVFVVQTSTKPLTVYSLISSEENYCTASVWVMDRYGIIESWNQIFTFNCDEDYISSTLFGFNPDIHEDAEFPFLLFHRNDGTLLFGVEFNGKYSIRSLDISHETSTVLIDNVTRNFEDRDIDYSRPSFYIGYSPPSYVMHILL, encoded by the coding sequence TTCATGGTTCTTTCTCGTTTACACCGTTGCTTACTCATTTCATCGGATTTTATCTCTAGACATTATAGCAAGTCTCGCAACAAGTTTTTTGTTCTTCTGCCATCCTCCATCACCTGTCTCTGTCAGGATGACGATCATCTAACTCTGGTACAAAACAACTTGATGTTGCCGCATCGTAGTCGTAGTCTTGACAACCGCTTTATCGATATTATCATCGATTTTGATAGCATTATGGGTATATGTAATGGTATTATATTCATGAAAAAGGATGGTGATATCTGCTTCATCAATCCAATGATTCGTTATTGTTTTGATCTTCCCTCACATGAAGATAAATCCATCTGCTCTTACGGCTTTATTAGTCGTGGATTATCCGATTATTTAGTTGTTAAAATTGATTCGGATGAGAAGTATTGCTCTTCTAAACTTCGTAATAGAGATGGACCCGATGAGTCATATTCTCCGCGCAGTGCTTGGGTCTATACTTATATAGAAAATGATTGGAGACCTTTGAAAATTCCTGATTGTTCACTTTGTACTACAACTACGACGGCTTATAGTGGTGTGGTTTACAATGGACTTTTGCACTGGGGTGCAATGAAATGCCTTGAAAAGGCATGGTATTATTTCATTCTGACATTTGATCCAAAAACTGAAGTTTTTGGGGAGCTTTTACTCCCTGATAGTTTGGCGACAGTTCTTTATTATCCTGATGATGACTATCTAAGCGGGGAATTTGGGGTATTTGTTGTTCAAACTAGTACTAAACCCTTGACCGTGTACTCTTTGATTTCCTCAGAAGAGAACTATTGTACCGCATCTGTATGGGTGATGGATAGATATGGGATAATTGAGTCTTGGAATCAAATCTTCACCTTTAACTGTGACGAGGATTATATCTCTTCAACTTTGTTTGGCTTTAATCCTGACATTCATGAGGATGCAGAATTTCCTTTTCTCTTATTTCACAGGAATGACGGTACGTTGTTGTTTGGTGTGGAATTCAACGGAAAATACTCGATTCGTTCTTTGGATATAAGTCATGAAACTTCTACTGTGCTTATAGATAATGTTACTAGGAATTTTGAAGATCGTGACATAGATTATTCTCGTCCAAGCTTTTATATAGGTTACTCTCCTCCAAGTTATGTTATGCATATTCTTTTATGA